The following proteins come from a genomic window of Prionailurus viverrinus isolate Anna chromosome D1, UM_Priviv_1.0, whole genome shotgun sequence:
- the ROBO4 gene encoding roundabout homolog 4 isoform X2, producing the protein MGSGGSGLLGAPWPLPLLLLLVTGGMAQDSPPQILVHPQDQLLQGPGPAKMSCRASGQPPPTIRWLLNGQPLSVVPPDIHHLLPDGTLLLLRPPARGRAHDDQALSTDLGVYACEASNRLGTAVSRGARLSVAVLREAFQTQPQDTVATVGKQVVLECGPPWGHPEPTVSWWKDGKPLALQPGRHVVSRGSLQMARAEKSDTGTYMCVATNSAGRRESRAARVSVQEPQNYKEPLELLAVHIQLENVTLLNPDPEKSPKPGPAVWLSWKVSGPAAPAQSYTALFRVQTAPGGPGAPWAETLLAGWQSAELGGLLWGKDYEFKVRPFSGRAQGPDSNVLLLRLPEQVPNAPPGEVTLKPGNGSVLVSWVPPPAENHNGIIRGYQVWSLGNTSLPPANWTVAGEQTQLEMATQMPGSYCVQVAAVTGAGAGPPSSPVCLLLERTMERATQELSDGPWTLEQLRAALRRPEVIASGGVVLWLLLLGTAVCVHRRRRAGVHLGPGLYRYTSEDAILKHRMDHSDSPWLADTWRSTSGSRDLSSSSSLSSRLGVDPRDPLDCRRSLISWDPRSPGVPLLPDTSTFYGSLIAELPSSPPARPSPRTPAVRRLPPQLARLSSPWPSPDSLCSHRGLSSPRLPLAPVEAWKAKKKQELHQANSSPPLRASHPMEFWAWELGSKASKNLSQSPGYCSPGAVPQALVAWRALGPQLLRSSNELVSRPLPPAPLASRGASTQSQQTQPSAEPQAPSSLPLPAAPLPIPVPSSPPSPSSPQASSLSGPSPPSSRLSSSSLSSLGEDQDSVLTPEEVALCLELSDGEETPRNSVSPMPRAPSPPVTYGYISIPTASELADVGRAGGGVGSEVRGLLCPPRPCPTPTPSEGSLANGWGSASEDNAPSARASLVSSSDGSFLADAHFARALAMAVDSFGFGLEPREADCVFMDASSPPSPRDDLFLTSTLSLPLWEWRSDWLEDMENNHSQRLGRGLPPWPPDSRISSGRSQLSRPEPKAGSSS; encoded by the exons ATGGGCTCTGGAGGATCAGGCCTCCTCGGGGCCCCGTGGCCCCTGCCTCTCCTGCTTCTGCTTGTCACCG GAGGTATGGCTCAGGACTCCCCACCCCAGATCCTAGTCCATCCCCAGGACCAGCTGCTCCAGGGCCCCGGCCCCGCCAAGATGAGCTGCCGAGCCTCGGGCCAGCCGCCTCCCACCATCCGCTGGCTGCTGAACGGGCAGCCCCTGAGCGTGGTGCCCCCAGACATACACCACCTCCTACCAGACGGAACGCTCCTACTGCTGCGGCCCCCTGCCCGGGGACGTGCCCACGACGACCAGGCCCTATCAACAGACCTGGGTGTCTATGCATGCGAGGCCAGCAACCGGCTGGGCACAGCGGTCAGCCGAGGCGCTCGGCTGTCTGTGGCGG TCCTTCGGGAGGCTTTCCAGACCCAGCCTCAGGATACAGTGGCCACTGTGGGCAAGCAGGTGGTTCTGGAGTGCGGGCCGCCCTGGGGCCACCCAGAGCCCACAGTCTCGTGGTGGAAGGATGGAAAACCACTGGCCCTACAGCCAGGGCGGCACGTG GTCTCCAGGGGGTCGCTGCAGATGGCAAGAGCAGAGAAGAGCGACACAGGCACCTATATGTGTGTGGCCACCAACAGCGCAGGACGACGGGAGAGTCGGGCAGCCAGGGTGTCTGTCCAGG AGCCCCAGAACTACAAGGAACCTCTGGAGTTGCTGGCTGTGCATATTCAGCTGGAAAATGTGACCCTGCTGAACCCAGACCCCGAAAAGAGCCCCAAGCCCGGGCCtgctgtgtggctcagctggaag GTGAGCGGCCCTGCTGCACCTGCTCAGTCGTACACAGCCCTGTTCCGGGTCCAGACGGCCCCAGGAGGCCCGGGAGCTCCCTGGGCAGAGACCCTGCTGGCCGGCTGGCAGAGCGCGGAGCTTGGGGGCCTCCTCTGGGGCAAAGACTACGAGTTCAAAGTGAGACCGTTCTCCGGCCGGGCTCAAGGCCCTGACAGCAACGTGCTGCTCCTGAGGCTGCCTGAACAAG tGCCCAATGCCCCTCCCGGGGAGGTGACCTTAAAACCTGGCAACGGCAGTGTCCTTGTAAGCTGGGTCCCACCACCTGCTGAAAACCACAATGGCATCATCCGTGGCTACCAG GTCTGGAGCCTGGGCAACACTTCGTTGCCCCCAGCCAACTGGACTGTGGCGGGCGAGCAGACCCAGCTGGAGATGGCCACCCAGATGCCAGGTTCCTACTGCGTACAAGTGGCTGCGGTCACGGGCGCTGGGGCTGGGCCCCCCAGTAGCCCTGTCTGCCTCCTCTTAG AGCGGACCATGGAGCGAGCCACTCAAGAACTCAGCGATGGTCCCTGGACCCTGGAGCAGCTGAGGGCCGCCCTAAGGCGGCCAGAAGTGATTGCTAGCGGGGGTGTTGTgctctggctgctgctgctgggcaCTGCCGTGTGTGTCCACCGCCGGCGCAGAGCTGGGGTGCACCTGGGCCCGG GTCTGTACAGATACACCAGTGAGGACGCCATCCTAAAACACAG GATGGATCACAGTGACTCCCCTTGGCTGGCAGACACTTGGCGCTCTACCTCTGGCTCTCGGGAcctgagcagcagcagcagcctcagCAGCAGGCTGGGAGTGGACCCCCGGGACCCACTAGACTGTCGTCGCTCCT TGATCTCCTGGGATCCCCGAAGCCCTGGTGTGCCCCTGCTTCCCGACACCAGCACTTTTTATGGCTCCCTCATCGCTGAGCTGCCTTCCAGCCCCCCAGCCCGGCCAAGCCCCCGGACCCCAGCTGTCAGGCGCCTCCCGCCCCAGCTGGCCCGGCTCTCCAGCCCCTGGCCCAGTCCAGACAGCCTCTGCAGCCACAGGGGACTCTCTTCTCCCCGCTTGCCTCTGGCCCCTGTGGAGGCTTGGAAGGCCAAAAAGAAGCAGG AGCTGCACCAAGCCAACAGCTCCCCGCCCCTCCGGGCCAGCCACCCTATGGAGTTCTGGGCCTGGGAGTTGGGGAGTAAAGCCTCCAAGAACCTTTCCCAAAGTCCAG GCTATTGTTCTCCAGGAGCCGTGCCCCAAGCTCTGGTTGCCTGGAGGGCCCTGGGACCGCAGCTCCTCCGATCCTCCAATGAGCTGGTTTCGCGCCCTCTCCCCCCAGCACCCCTCGCTTCTCGTGGAGCCTCCACTCAGAGTCAGCAGACCCA GCCCTCGGCAGAGCCCcaagctccctcctccctcccactgccagctgcccccctccccatccctgtcCCCTCCAGTCCCCCCagtccctccagcccccaggcctcTTCCCTCTCTGGCCCCAGTCCACCTTCCAGTCGTCTGTCCAGCTCCTCGCTGTCATCCCTGGGGGAGGATCAGGACAGTGTACTGACTCCTGAGGAGGTGGCCCTGTGCCTGGAGCTCAGTGACGGTGAGGAGACCCCCAG gaaTAGTGTCTCTCCTATGCCAAGGGCTCCTTCACCCCCTGTCACCTACGGCTACATCAGCATCCCGACAGCCTCAGAGCTGGCGGACGTGGGCAGGGCCGGAGGAGGGGTGGGGTCCGAAGTGAGGGGCTTGCTGTGCCCACCccggccctgccccacccccacccccagcgagGGCTCCTTGGCCAACGGCTGGGGCTCAGCCTCCGAGGACAACGCCCCCAGCGCCAGAGCCAGCCTTGTCAGCTCCTCTGACGGCTCCTTCCTTGCGGACGCCCACTTTGCCCGGGCCCTGGCAATGGCTGTGGACAGCTTTGGCTTTGGTCTGGAGCCCAGGGAGGCCGACTGCGTCTTCATGG AtgcctcctcacctccctccccccggGATGACCTCTTCCTGAcctccaccctctccctgcccctgtggGAGTGGAGGTCAGACTGGTTGGAGGACATGGAGAACAACCACAGccagaggctgggaagggggCTGCCTCCCTGGCCCCCCGACTCTCGGATCTCTTCCGGAAGAAGTCAGCTCAGCCGTCCTGAGCCCAAGGCCGGCA GCTCCTCATGA
- the ROBO4 gene encoding roundabout homolog 4 isoform X1: MGSGGSGLLGAPWPLPLLLLLVTGGMAQDSPPQILVHPQDQLLQGPGPAKMSCRASGQPPPTIRWLLNGQPLSVVPPDIHHLLPDGTLLLLRPPARGRAHDDQALSTDLGVYACEASNRLGTAVSRGARLSVAVLREAFQTQPQDTVATVGKQVVLECGPPWGHPEPTVSWWKDGKPLALQPGRHVVSRGSLQMARAEKSDTGTYMCVATNSAGRRESRAARVSVQEPQNYKEPLELLAVHIQLENVTLLNPDPEKSPKPGPAVWLSWKVSGPAAPAQSYTALFRVQTAPGGPGAPWAETLLAGWQSAELGGLLWGKDYEFKVRPFSGRAQGPDSNVLLLRLPEQVPNAPPGEVTLKPGNGSVLVSWVPPPAENHNGIIRGYQVWSLGNTSLPPANWTVAGEQTQLEMATQMPGSYCVQVAAVTGAGAGPPSSPVCLLLERTMERATQELSDGPWTLEQLRAALRRPEVIASGGVVLWLLLLGTAVCVHRRRRAGVHLGPGLYRYTSEDAILKHRMDHSDSPWLADTWRSTSGSRDLSSSSSLSSRLGVDPRDPLDCRRSLISWDPRSPGVPLLPDTSTFYGSLIAELPSSPPARPSPRTPAVRRLPPQLARLSSPWPSPDSLCSHRGLSSPRLPLAPVEAWKAKKKQELHQANSSPPLRASHPMEFWAWELGSKASKNLSQSPGAVPQALVAWRALGPQLLRSSNELVSRPLPPAPLASRGASTQSQQTQPSAEPQAPSSLPLPAAPLPIPVPSSPPSPSSPQASSLSGPSPPSSRLSSSSLSSLGEDQDSVLTPEEVALCLELSDGEETPRNSVSPMPRAPSPPVTYGYISIPTASELADVGRAGGGVGSEVRGLLCPPRPCPTPTPSEGSLANGWGSASEDNAPSARASLVSSSDGSFLADAHFARALAMAVDSFGFGLEPREADCVFMDASSPPSPRDDLFLTSTLSLPLWEWRSDWLEDMENNHSQRLGRGLPPWPPDSRISSGRSQLSRPEPKAGSSS, encoded by the exons ATGGGCTCTGGAGGATCAGGCCTCCTCGGGGCCCCGTGGCCCCTGCCTCTCCTGCTTCTGCTTGTCACCG GAGGTATGGCTCAGGACTCCCCACCCCAGATCCTAGTCCATCCCCAGGACCAGCTGCTCCAGGGCCCCGGCCCCGCCAAGATGAGCTGCCGAGCCTCGGGCCAGCCGCCTCCCACCATCCGCTGGCTGCTGAACGGGCAGCCCCTGAGCGTGGTGCCCCCAGACATACACCACCTCCTACCAGACGGAACGCTCCTACTGCTGCGGCCCCCTGCCCGGGGACGTGCCCACGACGACCAGGCCCTATCAACAGACCTGGGTGTCTATGCATGCGAGGCCAGCAACCGGCTGGGCACAGCGGTCAGCCGAGGCGCTCGGCTGTCTGTGGCGG TCCTTCGGGAGGCTTTCCAGACCCAGCCTCAGGATACAGTGGCCACTGTGGGCAAGCAGGTGGTTCTGGAGTGCGGGCCGCCCTGGGGCCACCCAGAGCCCACAGTCTCGTGGTGGAAGGATGGAAAACCACTGGCCCTACAGCCAGGGCGGCACGTG GTCTCCAGGGGGTCGCTGCAGATGGCAAGAGCAGAGAAGAGCGACACAGGCACCTATATGTGTGTGGCCACCAACAGCGCAGGACGACGGGAGAGTCGGGCAGCCAGGGTGTCTGTCCAGG AGCCCCAGAACTACAAGGAACCTCTGGAGTTGCTGGCTGTGCATATTCAGCTGGAAAATGTGACCCTGCTGAACCCAGACCCCGAAAAGAGCCCCAAGCCCGGGCCtgctgtgtggctcagctggaag GTGAGCGGCCCTGCTGCACCTGCTCAGTCGTACACAGCCCTGTTCCGGGTCCAGACGGCCCCAGGAGGCCCGGGAGCTCCCTGGGCAGAGACCCTGCTGGCCGGCTGGCAGAGCGCGGAGCTTGGGGGCCTCCTCTGGGGCAAAGACTACGAGTTCAAAGTGAGACCGTTCTCCGGCCGGGCTCAAGGCCCTGACAGCAACGTGCTGCTCCTGAGGCTGCCTGAACAAG tGCCCAATGCCCCTCCCGGGGAGGTGACCTTAAAACCTGGCAACGGCAGTGTCCTTGTAAGCTGGGTCCCACCACCTGCTGAAAACCACAATGGCATCATCCGTGGCTACCAG GTCTGGAGCCTGGGCAACACTTCGTTGCCCCCAGCCAACTGGACTGTGGCGGGCGAGCAGACCCAGCTGGAGATGGCCACCCAGATGCCAGGTTCCTACTGCGTACAAGTGGCTGCGGTCACGGGCGCTGGGGCTGGGCCCCCCAGTAGCCCTGTCTGCCTCCTCTTAG AGCGGACCATGGAGCGAGCCACTCAAGAACTCAGCGATGGTCCCTGGACCCTGGAGCAGCTGAGGGCCGCCCTAAGGCGGCCAGAAGTGATTGCTAGCGGGGGTGTTGTgctctggctgctgctgctgggcaCTGCCGTGTGTGTCCACCGCCGGCGCAGAGCTGGGGTGCACCTGGGCCCGG GTCTGTACAGATACACCAGTGAGGACGCCATCCTAAAACACAG GATGGATCACAGTGACTCCCCTTGGCTGGCAGACACTTGGCGCTCTACCTCTGGCTCTCGGGAcctgagcagcagcagcagcctcagCAGCAGGCTGGGAGTGGACCCCCGGGACCCACTAGACTGTCGTCGCTCCT TGATCTCCTGGGATCCCCGAAGCCCTGGTGTGCCCCTGCTTCCCGACACCAGCACTTTTTATGGCTCCCTCATCGCTGAGCTGCCTTCCAGCCCCCCAGCCCGGCCAAGCCCCCGGACCCCAGCTGTCAGGCGCCTCCCGCCCCAGCTGGCCCGGCTCTCCAGCCCCTGGCCCAGTCCAGACAGCCTCTGCAGCCACAGGGGACTCTCTTCTCCCCGCTTGCCTCTGGCCCCTGTGGAGGCTTGGAAGGCCAAAAAGAAGCAGG AGCTGCACCAAGCCAACAGCTCCCCGCCCCTCCGGGCCAGCCACCCTATGGAGTTCTGGGCCTGGGAGTTGGGGAGTAAAGCCTCCAAGAACCTTTCCCAAAGTCCAG GAGCCGTGCCCCAAGCTCTGGTTGCCTGGAGGGCCCTGGGACCGCAGCTCCTCCGATCCTCCAATGAGCTGGTTTCGCGCCCTCTCCCCCCAGCACCCCTCGCTTCTCGTGGAGCCTCCACTCAGAGTCAGCAGACCCA GCCCTCGGCAGAGCCCcaagctccctcctccctcccactgccagctgcccccctccccatccctgtcCCCTCCAGTCCCCCCagtccctccagcccccaggcctcTTCCCTCTCTGGCCCCAGTCCACCTTCCAGTCGTCTGTCCAGCTCCTCGCTGTCATCCCTGGGGGAGGATCAGGACAGTGTACTGACTCCTGAGGAGGTGGCCCTGTGCCTGGAGCTCAGTGACGGTGAGGAGACCCCCAG gaaTAGTGTCTCTCCTATGCCAAGGGCTCCTTCACCCCCTGTCACCTACGGCTACATCAGCATCCCGACAGCCTCAGAGCTGGCGGACGTGGGCAGGGCCGGAGGAGGGGTGGGGTCCGAAGTGAGGGGCTTGCTGTGCCCACCccggccctgccccacccccacccccagcgagGGCTCCTTGGCCAACGGCTGGGGCTCAGCCTCCGAGGACAACGCCCCCAGCGCCAGAGCCAGCCTTGTCAGCTCCTCTGACGGCTCCTTCCTTGCGGACGCCCACTTTGCCCGGGCCCTGGCAATGGCTGTGGACAGCTTTGGCTTTGGTCTGGAGCCCAGGGAGGCCGACTGCGTCTTCATGG AtgcctcctcacctccctccccccggGATGACCTCTTCCTGAcctccaccctctccctgcccctgtggGAGTGGAGGTCAGACTGGTTGGAGGACATGGAGAACAACCACAGccagaggctgggaagggggCTGCCTCCCTGGCCCCCCGACTCTCGGATCTCTTCCGGAAGAAGTCAGCTCAGCCGTCCTGAGCCCAAGGCCGGCA GCTCCTCATGA
- the ROBO4 gene encoding roundabout homolog 4 isoform X3 — protein sequence MGSGGSGLLGAPWPLPLLLLLVTGGMAQDSPPQILVHPQDQLLQGPGPAKMSCRASGQPPPTIRWLLNGQPLSVVPPDIHHLLPDGTLLLLRPPARGRAHDDQALSTDLGVYACEASNRLGTAVSRGARLSVAVLREAFQTQPQDTVATVGKQVVLECGPPWGHPEPTVSWWKDGKPLALQPGRHVVSRGSLQMARAEKSDTGTYMCVATNSAGRRESRAARVSVQEPQNYKEPLELLAVHIQLENVTLLNPDPEKSPKPGPAVWLSWKVSGPAAPAQSYTALFRVQTAPGGPGAPWAETLLAGWQSAELGGLLWGKDYEFKVRPFSGRAQGPDSNVLLLRLPEQVPNAPPGEVTLKPGNGSVLVSWVPPPAENHNGIIRGYQVWSLGNTSLPPANWTVAGEQTQLEMATQMPGSYCVQVAAVTGAGAGPPSSPVCLLLERTMERATQELSDGPWTLEQLRAALRRPEVIASGGVVLWLLLLGTAVCVHRRRRAGVHLGPGLYRYTSEDAILKHRMDHSDSPWLADTWRSTSGSRDLSSSSSLSSRLGVDPRDPLDCRRSLISWDPRSPGVPLLPDTSTFYGSLIAELPSSPPARPSPRTPAVRRLPPQLARLSSPWPSPDSLCSHRGLSSPRLPLAPVEAWKAKKKQELHQANSSPPLRASHPMEFWAWELGSKASKNLSQSPGYCSPGAVPQALVAWRALGPQLLRSSNELVSRPLPPAPLASRGASTQSQQTQNSVSPMPRAPSPPVTYGYISIPTASELADVGRAGGGVGSEVRGLLCPPRPCPTPTPSEGSLANGWGSASEDNAPSARASLVSSSDGSFLADAHFARALAMAVDSFGFGLEPREADCVFMDASSPPSPRDDLFLTSTLSLPLWEWRSDWLEDMENNHSQRLGRGLPPWPPDSRISSGRSQLSRPEPKAGSSS from the exons ATGGGCTCTGGAGGATCAGGCCTCCTCGGGGCCCCGTGGCCCCTGCCTCTCCTGCTTCTGCTTGTCACCG GAGGTATGGCTCAGGACTCCCCACCCCAGATCCTAGTCCATCCCCAGGACCAGCTGCTCCAGGGCCCCGGCCCCGCCAAGATGAGCTGCCGAGCCTCGGGCCAGCCGCCTCCCACCATCCGCTGGCTGCTGAACGGGCAGCCCCTGAGCGTGGTGCCCCCAGACATACACCACCTCCTACCAGACGGAACGCTCCTACTGCTGCGGCCCCCTGCCCGGGGACGTGCCCACGACGACCAGGCCCTATCAACAGACCTGGGTGTCTATGCATGCGAGGCCAGCAACCGGCTGGGCACAGCGGTCAGCCGAGGCGCTCGGCTGTCTGTGGCGG TCCTTCGGGAGGCTTTCCAGACCCAGCCTCAGGATACAGTGGCCACTGTGGGCAAGCAGGTGGTTCTGGAGTGCGGGCCGCCCTGGGGCCACCCAGAGCCCACAGTCTCGTGGTGGAAGGATGGAAAACCACTGGCCCTACAGCCAGGGCGGCACGTG GTCTCCAGGGGGTCGCTGCAGATGGCAAGAGCAGAGAAGAGCGACACAGGCACCTATATGTGTGTGGCCACCAACAGCGCAGGACGACGGGAGAGTCGGGCAGCCAGGGTGTCTGTCCAGG AGCCCCAGAACTACAAGGAACCTCTGGAGTTGCTGGCTGTGCATATTCAGCTGGAAAATGTGACCCTGCTGAACCCAGACCCCGAAAAGAGCCCCAAGCCCGGGCCtgctgtgtggctcagctggaag GTGAGCGGCCCTGCTGCACCTGCTCAGTCGTACACAGCCCTGTTCCGGGTCCAGACGGCCCCAGGAGGCCCGGGAGCTCCCTGGGCAGAGACCCTGCTGGCCGGCTGGCAGAGCGCGGAGCTTGGGGGCCTCCTCTGGGGCAAAGACTACGAGTTCAAAGTGAGACCGTTCTCCGGCCGGGCTCAAGGCCCTGACAGCAACGTGCTGCTCCTGAGGCTGCCTGAACAAG tGCCCAATGCCCCTCCCGGGGAGGTGACCTTAAAACCTGGCAACGGCAGTGTCCTTGTAAGCTGGGTCCCACCACCTGCTGAAAACCACAATGGCATCATCCGTGGCTACCAG GTCTGGAGCCTGGGCAACACTTCGTTGCCCCCAGCCAACTGGACTGTGGCGGGCGAGCAGACCCAGCTGGAGATGGCCACCCAGATGCCAGGTTCCTACTGCGTACAAGTGGCTGCGGTCACGGGCGCTGGGGCTGGGCCCCCCAGTAGCCCTGTCTGCCTCCTCTTAG AGCGGACCATGGAGCGAGCCACTCAAGAACTCAGCGATGGTCCCTGGACCCTGGAGCAGCTGAGGGCCGCCCTAAGGCGGCCAGAAGTGATTGCTAGCGGGGGTGTTGTgctctggctgctgctgctgggcaCTGCCGTGTGTGTCCACCGCCGGCGCAGAGCTGGGGTGCACCTGGGCCCGG GTCTGTACAGATACACCAGTGAGGACGCCATCCTAAAACACAG GATGGATCACAGTGACTCCCCTTGGCTGGCAGACACTTGGCGCTCTACCTCTGGCTCTCGGGAcctgagcagcagcagcagcctcagCAGCAGGCTGGGAGTGGACCCCCGGGACCCACTAGACTGTCGTCGCTCCT TGATCTCCTGGGATCCCCGAAGCCCTGGTGTGCCCCTGCTTCCCGACACCAGCACTTTTTATGGCTCCCTCATCGCTGAGCTGCCTTCCAGCCCCCCAGCCCGGCCAAGCCCCCGGACCCCAGCTGTCAGGCGCCTCCCGCCCCAGCTGGCCCGGCTCTCCAGCCCCTGGCCCAGTCCAGACAGCCTCTGCAGCCACAGGGGACTCTCTTCTCCCCGCTTGCCTCTGGCCCCTGTGGAGGCTTGGAAGGCCAAAAAGAAGCAGG AGCTGCACCAAGCCAACAGCTCCCCGCCCCTCCGGGCCAGCCACCCTATGGAGTTCTGGGCCTGGGAGTTGGGGAGTAAAGCCTCCAAGAACCTTTCCCAAAGTCCAG GCTATTGTTCTCCAGGAGCCGTGCCCCAAGCTCTGGTTGCCTGGAGGGCCCTGGGACCGCAGCTCCTCCGATCCTCCAATGAGCTGGTTTCGCGCCCTCTCCCCCCAGCACCCCTCGCTTCTCGTGGAGCCTCCACTCAGAGTCAGCAGACCCA gaaTAGTGTCTCTCCTATGCCAAGGGCTCCTTCACCCCCTGTCACCTACGGCTACATCAGCATCCCGACAGCCTCAGAGCTGGCGGACGTGGGCAGGGCCGGAGGAGGGGTGGGGTCCGAAGTGAGGGGCTTGCTGTGCCCACCccggccctgccccacccccacccccagcgagGGCTCCTTGGCCAACGGCTGGGGCTCAGCCTCCGAGGACAACGCCCCCAGCGCCAGAGCCAGCCTTGTCAGCTCCTCTGACGGCTCCTTCCTTGCGGACGCCCACTTTGCCCGGGCCCTGGCAATGGCTGTGGACAGCTTTGGCTTTGGTCTGGAGCCCAGGGAGGCCGACTGCGTCTTCATGG AtgcctcctcacctccctccccccggGATGACCTCTTCCTGAcctccaccctctccctgcccctgtggGAGTGGAGGTCAGACTGGTTGGAGGACATGGAGAACAACCACAGccagaggctgggaagggggCTGCCTCCCTGGCCCCCCGACTCTCGGATCTCTTCCGGAAGAAGTCAGCTCAGCCGTCCTGAGCCCAAGGCCGGCA GCTCCTCATGA